The following coding sequences are from one Clarias gariepinus isolate MV-2021 ecotype Netherlands chromosome 19, CGAR_prim_01v2, whole genome shotgun sequence window:
- the nectin3b gene encoding nectin-3-like protein isoform X2 codes for MALGMTARYLRNNVNPNQPGTNFTLLILLGVACGVCGSQVVVPPKVSGVLGKNVTLSCRIQVDSNLSLTQSSWERRLPTGWATVAVYNPTFGISIQPEYKHRLSFRMPSPFDASIVLENVGFSDVGDYTCKVATFPLGNTQASTTLSVLVAPDILLSGYDGDWYVGRENVQLKCQVKANPPAHHFRWIRLDGEMPAGVEVVNNSLTFLRPLQRNDTGVYRCEVENNIGVRTRDLTIRIQDPPSTTTMPPTTLVLLPNADISVTAPGNKQRALFTSPTLAPLHESNLGTIVGGAVGGALFLLLLLVLGGVYYQRRRRTFRGDYYTKQYLGPSDMQKAPPAPPHELHIYNEGDRASPDTKLKSCHDVNGTVVSDKDREEWGGFDRDRSPNGRSRVLREANAQQNLPNHHNHNQQQSYQPNHHPTPQPNHQSFLSTPHKHRSSLQPESRRYPGPQVMGNGSPFLPEECYDSDYVSHTDGSMISRREWYV; via the exons gTGTGTGTGGCAGCCAGGTGGTAGTGCCCCCCAAGGTCAGCGGCGTCCTGGGGAAGAACGTGACTCTGAGCTGCAGGATTCAGGTGGACTCGAACCTGAGTCTGACGCAGAGCTCGTGGGAGAGGCGCTTGCCGACCGGCTGGGCCACTGTGGCCGTCTACAACCCCACGTTTGGGATCTCCATTCAGCCCGAGTACAAACATCGCCTGTCCTTCCGCATGCCTTCCCCCTTCGATGCCTCCATCGTGCTGGAGAATGTGGGTTTCTCAGATGTCGGTGACTACACCTGTAAAGTGGCAACCTTTCCTTTGGGCAACACACAAGCCTCCACCACCCTCAGCGTCCTAG TTGCTCCGGACATCCTGCTGTCAGGCTACGACGGGGACTGGTATGTGGGGAGGGAGAATGTCCAGCTGAAGTGCCAAGTCAAAGCTAATCCACCAGCACACCACTTCAGATGGATCAG gctgGATGGGGAGATGCCAGCTGGAGTGGAGGTGGTGAACAATTCCTTGACGTTCCTGAGACCGCTGCAGAGGAACGACACGGGAGTGTACAGGTGTGAGGTGGAAAACAACATCGGTGTGCGTACTCGCGACCTCACGATCCGCATCCAAG ATCCTCCTTCCACCACCACTATGCCTCCCACCACCCTTGTGCTTCTTCCTAATGCCGACATCTCTGTCACAGCACCTGGCAATAAGCAGCGGGCCCTCTTCACCTCCCCGACCCTGGCGCCACTGCACGAAAGCAACCTGGGCACCATTGTGGGTGGGGCGGTAGGTGGAGCTCTTTTCCTGCTGCTGCTTTTGGTTCTTGGTGGAGTTTACTATCAGCGGCGGCGACGCACCTTCCGTGGAGACTACTACACCAAGCAGTACCTGGGGCCTTCAGACATGCAGAAAGCACCGCCGGCACCCCCACATGAGCTTCACATCTACAACGAGGGTGACCGGGCCAGTCCTGACACCAAGCTCAAATCCTGCCACGACGTCAACGGCACCGTGGTCTCCGACAAAGACCGGGAGGAGTGGGGCGGCTTTGATCGGGACAGGTCCCCAAATGGTCGCAGTAGAGTTTTACGCGAGGCCAACGCTCAGCAAAACCTTCCGAACCATCACAACCACAATCAGCAGCAGAGCTACCAACCGAACCACCACCCAACCCCCCAACCCAACCACCAGAGCTTTCTCAGCACCCCACACAAGCACAGGAGCTCACTCCAGCCTGAATCCCGCAGATACCCTGGCCCTCAGGTGATGGGGAACGGCTCCCCCTTCCTGCCGGAGGAATGTTATGACAGTGACTATGTGTCACACACAGATGGCTCCATGATCTCCCGCCGGGAGTGGTACGTCTAA
- the nectin3b gene encoding nectin-3-like protein isoform X1: MALGMTARYLRNNVNPNQPGTNFTLLILLGVACGVCGSQVVVPPKVSGVLGKNVTLSCRIQVDSNLSLTQSSWERRLPTGWATVAVYNPTFGISIQPEYKHRLSFRMPSPFDASIVLENVGFSDVGDYTCKVATFPLGNTQASTTLSVLVEPKVYISAGSAALLDGGNTTTVATCIAERARPPAEVSWESTLYGTSEKHVQDDGNGTTTTQVHYTWEPTRHAQGHTLTCVVRHPALSSEFRMPYVINVQFAPDILLSGYDGDWYVGRENVQLKCQVKANPPAHHFRWIRLDGEMPAGVEVVNNSLTFLRPLQRNDTGVYRCEVENNIGVRTRDLTIRIQDPPSTTTMPPTTLVLLPNADISVTAPGNKQRALFTSPTLAPLHESNLGTIVGGAVGGALFLLLLLVLGGVYYQRRRRTFRGDYYTKQYLGPSDMQKAPPAPPHELHIYNEGDRASPDTKLKSCHDVNGTVVSDKDREEWGGFDRDRSPNGRSRVLREANAQQNLPNHHNHNQQQSYQPNHHPTPQPNHQSFLSTPHKHRSSLQPESRRYPGPQVMGNGSPFLPEECYDSDYVSHTDGSMISRREWYV, encoded by the exons gTGTGTGTGGCAGCCAGGTGGTAGTGCCCCCCAAGGTCAGCGGCGTCCTGGGGAAGAACGTGACTCTGAGCTGCAGGATTCAGGTGGACTCGAACCTGAGTCTGACGCAGAGCTCGTGGGAGAGGCGCTTGCCGACCGGCTGGGCCACTGTGGCCGTCTACAACCCCACGTTTGGGATCTCCATTCAGCCCGAGTACAAACATCGCCTGTCCTTCCGCATGCCTTCCCCCTTCGATGCCTCCATCGTGCTGGAGAATGTGGGTTTCTCAGATGTCGGTGACTACACCTGTAAAGTGGCAACCTTTCCTTTGGGCAACACACAAGCCTCCACCACCCTCAGCGTCCTAG ttgAGCCGAAGGTGTACATATCCGCCGGTTCCGCGGCTCTCTTAGACGGAGGAAACACGACCACCGTGGCTACTTGCATTGCCGAGCGGGCCCGTCCCCCGGCTGAAGTCTCCTGGGAGTCAACTCTGTACGGAACATCAGAGAAGCACGTGCAAGACGATGGCAATGGCACCACAACCACACAGGTGCATTACACATGGGAGCCCACGCGCCACGCCCAGGGTCACACCCTCACCTGTGTGGTGAGACACCCGGCCCTGTCGAGTGAATTCAGGATGCCTTATGTCATCAACGTTCAGT TTGCTCCGGACATCCTGCTGTCAGGCTACGACGGGGACTGGTATGTGGGGAGGGAGAATGTCCAGCTGAAGTGCCAAGTCAAAGCTAATCCACCAGCACACCACTTCAGATGGATCAG gctgGATGGGGAGATGCCAGCTGGAGTGGAGGTGGTGAACAATTCCTTGACGTTCCTGAGACCGCTGCAGAGGAACGACACGGGAGTGTACAGGTGTGAGGTGGAAAACAACATCGGTGTGCGTACTCGCGACCTCACGATCCGCATCCAAG ATCCTCCTTCCACCACCACTATGCCTCCCACCACCCTTGTGCTTCTTCCTAATGCCGACATCTCTGTCACAGCACCTGGCAATAAGCAGCGGGCCCTCTTCACCTCCCCGACCCTGGCGCCACTGCACGAAAGCAACCTGGGCACCATTGTGGGTGGGGCGGTAGGTGGAGCTCTTTTCCTGCTGCTGCTTTTGGTTCTTGGTGGAGTTTACTATCAGCGGCGGCGACGCACCTTCCGTGGAGACTACTACACCAAGCAGTACCTGGGGCCTTCAGACATGCAGAAAGCACCGCCGGCACCCCCACATGAGCTTCACATCTACAACGAGGGTGACCGGGCCAGTCCTGACACCAAGCTCAAATCCTGCCACGACGTCAACGGCACCGTGGTCTCCGACAAAGACCGGGAGGAGTGGGGCGGCTTTGATCGGGACAGGTCCCCAAATGGTCGCAGTAGAGTTTTACGCGAGGCCAACGCTCAGCAAAACCTTCCGAACCATCACAACCACAATCAGCAGCAGAGCTACCAACCGAACCACCACCCAACCCCCCAACCCAACCACCAGAGCTTTCTCAGCACCCCACACAAGCACAGGAGCTCACTCCAGCCTGAATCCCGCAGATACCCTGGCCCTCAGGTGATGGGGAACGGCTCCCCCTTCCTGCCGGAGGAATGTTATGACAGTGACTATGTGTCACACACAGATGGCTCCATGATCTCCCGCCGGGAGTGGTACGTCTAA